One Drosophila subobscura isolate 14011-0131.10 chromosome U, UCBerk_Dsub_1.0, whole genome shotgun sequence DNA window includes the following coding sequences:
- the LOC117900736 gene encoding uncharacterized protein LOC117900736 gives MGPKSKPDFKFPMHDTHLHKSLRNLRVACVLALIAPVCLYVFHNAPRKAKYKTFYSQYDPMDAFERMMSGGYLSSCPPGSGAKK, from the exons atgGGACCAAAG TCAAAACCGGACTTTAAGTTTCCTATGCACGACACGCATCTGCATAAATCGTTGCGTAACTTAAGAGTGGCCTGCGTCCTGGCACTGATTGCACCAGTTTGTCTGTACGTTTTCCATAATGCACCACGCAAGGCCAAGTACAAGACCTTCTATTCCCAATATGATCCGATGGATGCCTTTGAGCGCATGATGAGTGGCGGCTATCTCAGCTCCTGTCCACCGGGTAGTGGTGCCAAGAAGTAa